GCCGGGTCGACTTGTTGATCAGGCTCTCCCATTGCCAGGTCGGCAGCTCACCGGTCTCGATGTCAACCTCGGCCCACTTCACCTTTGCGCCGTAGCGGTGTGCCGCCCGCAGCCACGGGGCGATGTTGGCCTCATCGTCCAGGCGGCTGACGATCACTTCGTAGCCCAGCCCGGCGCGCGAGGACGACGCTTCGGCCAGCAACGACAGCAGCACCGCACGGTCGGCGCCCAGCACCACGCCGCTCGGGTCGGCGTTAACCAGATCGGCCACCGCTTCGCGTGCCGTGTTGAGTACCGCAGCGCTACGCCGCGCCGACGGGTGCGCACCCACCGTGCTAGCGGCGGACCGGCGGAAGGCCGTCGACACAGTTGTCGCGACGGAATCGGGAATCAGCATTCCAGCCGGTGCATCGAAATGCACCCATCCGTCACCCAGCGACGGGTGCAGTCCGCGCACCCGGGCAACGTCGTATGCCATGCCAGCCACCTTAGAGCTTTCGCCATTCCCGCAAACTGGTGACGTTGCGGGTGTCATAGACGTCCCAGCCCGCCTTGGCTTCCCCGAGCCATGTCACCCGGCCAGCCATACTAGTCGAGTGGGCCTGTGGTTCGGAACGCTGATCGCTTTGATCTTGCTGATCGCGCCTGGGGCAATGGTCGCTCGCATCACTCAGTTCAACTGGCCGGCCGCGATCGCGGTTGGCCCGGCGCTGACGTACGGCGTGGTGGCACTGGCGATCATTCCCTACGGCGCGCTGGGAATCCCCTGGAACGGTTGGACGGCGCTGGCCGCCTTGGCGGTGACGTGCGCTGTCGCGACCGGTTCGCAGCTGCTGCTCGCCCGCTTTCGCGACCTCGACGCCGAGGCGCGGACGATCAGCCGCTGGCCTGCGGTGACGGTCGCCGCCGGGGTGCTGCTGGGCGCCCTGTTGATTGGCTGGGCAGCCTGTCGCGGCATTCCGCACTGGCAATCCATCCCCAGCACCTGGGACGCGGTCTGGCACGCCAACACCGTGCGCTTCATCCTCGACACCGGCCAGGCGTCGTCGACCCACATGGGTGAGCTTCGCAACGTCGAGACGCACGCCGCGTTGTACTACCCGTCGGTGTTCCACGGGCTGGTCACGGTGTTCTGCCAGTTGACCGGTGCGGCACCGACCACCGGCTACACGCTGAGCTCGCTGGCCGCCGCGGTCTGGCTGTTTCCGACCAGCGCGGCCGTCCTCACCTGGCGCACGGTGCGGTCGCACACCACCCAATGGCGGGCCGCCGCCGCGGCGGCCACCGCCGCGGCACTTTCGGCGTCGTTCACCGCCTTGCCATACGTCGAGTTCGACACCGCCGCAATGCCCAACCTGGCGGCCTACGGCGTCGCCGTGCCGACGATGGTGCTAATCACCTCGACGTTGCGGCACCGTGACCGCATCCCGGTGGCCGTGCTGGCGCTGGTCGGCGTCTTCTCGCTGCACATCACCGGCGGCATTGTCGTCATGCTGTTCTTGTCGGCCTGGTGGCTTTTCGAGGCACTGTGGCATCCCGTGCGGGGACGGCTGGCCGACCTGGTGGCGTTGGCCAGCGTGGTGCTGTTTGCCGGGTTGGTCATGTTGCCGCAGTTCCTCAGTGTCACGGCGCAGGAAGACATCATCGCTGGACACGCATTTCCCACCTACCTCAGCAAGAAGCGCGGACTGTTCGACGCTGTCTTCCAGCACTCCCGCCACCTCAACGATTTCCCGGTCCAGTACGCGCTCATTGCGCTGGCCGCCATCGGCGGATTCATGCTGCTGATCAAGAAGATCTGGTGGCCGCTGGCGGTTTGGCTGCTGCTGATCGTGATGAACGTCGACGCGGGAACGCCCTTGGGCCCCCCGATCGGCGCGGTGGCCGGCGGACTCGGCGTGTTCTTCTATCACGATCCGCGCCGCATCGCGGCGGCGACAACACTGCTGTTGATGCCGATGGCGGGTGTGGCGTTGTTCGCGATCGTCATGTTGCTGGTGGCCGCGGTGAAACGACTCACCGACCGTTTCAGACCGCTGCCGACGCCCGTTTGGGCGTCGGCAACCGCGGCACTGCTGCTGGGAGCCACCCTGATCCTCGCGGCGCACTACTTTCCCCGACACCGGTTCCTGTTCGGCGACAAGTACGACTCGGTGATGGTCGACCAGAAAGACCTCGGCGCCATGGCGTACCTGGCGACGCTGCCCGGTGCGCGCGACACCCTGATTGGCAATGCCAACACCGACGGCACCGCGTGGATGTACGCGGTGGCCGGCCTGCACCCGCTGTGGACCCACTACGACTACCCCATGCAGCAGGGCCCGGGCTACCACCGGTTCATCTTCTGGGCCTATGGCCGCAACGGCGCCAGCGATCCGCGGGTACTCGAGGCCGTCGAAGTCCTCAATATCCGCTACATCCTGACCAGCACCCCGACGGTGCGGGGGTTCGCGGTGCCCGACGGACTAGTGTCGTTAGAGACATCGAAGTCGTGGGCGAAGATCTACGACAACGGCGAGGCCCGAATCTACGAATGGCGCGGCCCCGCCGCAGCCACACACTCCTAAGAAGGTGCGCA
The nucleotide sequence above comes from Mycobacterium decipiens. Encoded proteins:
- a CDS encoding DUF6541 family protein; translation: MGLWFGTLIALILLIAPGAMVARITQFNWPAAIAVGPALTYGVVALAIIPYGALGIPWNGWTALAALAVTCAVATGSQLLLARFRDLDAEARTISRWPAVTVAAGVLLGALLIGWAACRGIPHWQSIPSTWDAVWHANTVRFILDTGQASSTHMGELRNVETHAALYYPSVFHGLVTVFCQLTGAAPTTGYTLSSLAAAVWLFPTSAAVLTWRTVRSHTTQWRAAAAAATAAALSASFTALPYVEFDTAAMPNLAAYGVAVPTMVLITSTLRHRDRIPVAVLALVGVFSLHITGGIVVMLFLSAWWLFEALWHPVRGRLADLVALASVVLFAGLVMLPQFLSVTAQEDIIAGHAFPTYLSKKRGLFDAVFQHSRHLNDFPVQYALIALAAIGGFMLLIKKIWWPLAVWLLLIVMNVDAGTPLGPPIGAVAGGLGVFFYHDPRRIAAATTLLLMPMAGVALFAIVMLLVAAVKRLTDRFRPLPTPVWASATAALLLGATLILAAHYFPRHRFLFGDKYDSVMVDQKDLGAMAYLATLPGARDTLIGNANTDGTAWMYAVAGLHPLWTHYDYPMQQGPGYHRFIFWAYGRNGASDPRVLEAVEVLNIRYILTSTPTVRGFAVPDGLVSLETSKSWAKIYDNGEARIYEWRGPAAATHS